AAGAAGTCTTCGTCCTCGTCGTCAGAGGAGAACTGTGGAGGGAGACGGATGCAGAGTCAGCGTCCCAAAGGTGACGGCGAGCCAGCCCGTACCTGCAGCGTCCGGTGGGGCAGCCTCTTGTCATGGCGGTAGAGACACTCCGTCTTGAAGGGGCAGCATCTGTAGCGCGCATAGTAACTGCAGCTTTTCCGACTGGCAACACAAGAGCAATGGtgggttgttgttgtgtttagaCAAGAGCCGGTTTTGATATGGAGCTCACACATACCTGAACTTCTTCTTGAAGCTGACGATCAAACTCTCTTTGGCCGCTCCTTCCACCCAGTACTTGTTGGGCACATAGAAGGGAGACCTGACCCGGCACTGAGGACAGGTTCTGGTGGCGCCACAACAGAAAGGTCACTTCTCCACCAAGGCTTCAGACATCAATGCTTCGTACTTGACAACATCTGTGCCCAGGTCTTTGGTTTTCCTCCAGGTCATGATGCATTGGAGACAGAAGGAGTGAGTGCAGTTGGGCAGTATTCCAAACATCTGGTGTCGAGGATCCAACTTCTCAGAGACCGTTTCCATGCAGATTCCACAGGTCAGGTCTCGACTCTGGAGGACAGCGTCTTGGCTGATGCtctgtgtgtgagctgcagcagcagcaccctcCACTCTGGAGGAGACCTTCAAAAAACAAGAAAGGCTTCATATTTCACCCCCCCAGTTTCTCtccattccaacaacagcagGAGGGTCTATGGACTTGAACCCCTGACCTTCTGTAGCAGCAAGTACTAGCCATTTTTCTTACGAgggaatctatttttttttgttccatttcgttaaaaaaaaagaatctaagGTTTGAGGACAAATGTTGCAGCAGAACAGAGCCAATGTCCTGTCATTTCACTGAGCTACTTTGTGAGGGTTCTACCAACTCAGTCGCTACAGATCAAACAGAAGTCCACACCACTCTGGCGTTGCTGGTGCCTTCGGAGCTGGATTCCAGCAACAGGCGCGATGAAGAGTCTGGATCTGCAGCGGAGAAACTCAGATGAGACCACCAGCCGACAACCTCACAAGGCTCGCGAGCCACTGACAAGGTTCCCTCTGGGGGTGGGCCGCCTCGGCCTCTGAAGGGGAGGCTGAACTTCTCCCTGGACTGCCTGCTGCTCCCGGACCACACGTGACCACATGCCGATACCTCGGAGGGAGAAAGCTGCAACTCAGCACGTGATGTCAGCGGTCTGAGGGGAAGTGACTCACCTGCAGCTCTCCCCAAACCAGCATCCGCCTTTCTGAAAGTAGCGACAGACCTGGGTGGCCGGCAACCGTGGCCGTTCATGGCGATAGTTACAGCTGTCACCAAATCTGCAGGAGCCATTCATAAAATGTCTGAAAGACAAGTGGAGGGTTTCAGGAGTTCCAGGCAGCTGTTTGttagaggaaaaaaaggagaaaaactaGGGATGAGAGTGAACAACTTGGGGCGACGGCATGTCTTTGACAAGGCCCAGTGCCCTGGCGACGCCTGTCGCAAGAGGTCGAAAGGGCTCTCGCTCTGTGGCAGGCCATGTTTGGAAGTGGTCAGCCAACGTCTGTCGGTTTGCTCAgcttctaaaacaaatggctaacctgaactCTTGACTCAAGTcaagaagagaaaataaaacccCAATTGCTACTTTGCACTTTTAACCCTGAAAAAGCCTCGAGGGCGTCACTCTGCTCTGATCTTTGTTGTCTGCCTCCATGTTTTAGATTCGCCTCGGTGtctgtgtcattggctgctgagacactttccccactgtgggaagaataaagtgCATTTACCCttcaaaaaaaacccaacaaactCGGATGATCTCCAAAACCGTGCACGAACTCAAACCCACATGGAAGACGGCTATTGTTTTGGAACGAAAAGCGCCGTTTGAGTGCATCTGAAAGAGTGGCTCGAAGTGACAAAGGTTGCGGTCCTCGTGTCAGCAGGGCTTCACAGGACACAGCGCGTCTCGTGCCGCTGCCGCACAGCGCGGGGTCACGAACCGTCCGAGGAGACGCGGAGCCCGCCGAGTCCCGCCGCGCTCACCTACACACAGGCGCCTGATCCGCGTCCATTCTGCCAGTCCCGGGAGGTCTCCTCCGCCTTCCACCCACCTGCTCCTCTAAATACTTTCAGCCGCATCCGGACGCTAATTAACGCGCGTCCCTCACGTGACCAAGAGTCTGGACCGGATCCGTGAAGATGTCGTTGTGTGCGGAAAGAAGGGGACAGTGAGGCCTTGACTCTTGATAGAAATGCAGTCATTGTTAACAGGAAGGGTCTCAAGGTTCATCGGCATGAAATGTTCGGGCTGCTGTTTGAAAAAGCCTTGGGCCACTGCACAAAGAGAAGCCCCCACCATCACACAAATCAACAGCGTTCCAATGTAAGGTCAACCTGAGGGACGGCCACTCCACCACCCTCCGCCTCTCAGTGCTGGGGACAAAAAGCAACAATGGAACACATGGCACTCTCCGGTCAGAGTGGGATTCTCCAGAGACAGGCCAAATACGTTCACTTGATTTCAACGCTACAGACGAGACCATTTGCACCTTCCTCCCCGAGCAAAAACATCACTTTCACTTGTTATTCTAATCTATTCCCTAAAAAGACAAGAAATCAAAGCAGGGTTTTTGAAGGAGGACGCACcttctgaagtcacatgacactgaATGACCTTTCAGTTACCAGTTTAGCTCTGTTGTCAAGCAGCAGCTTCCAGTCAGGACGCTGTGTTTCAACATCTTCTCAGAAGAACTGTCATCTTTCTTTGGAGGTTTTCTGGACAGGTCCAGCTGGAAGAGGACACGGAAGAGCCAGGAAGATGTACAGAGACCACGACCCCACAGCAGTTTGGAAGTCCCGACAAGTGGCGTgagaagtcatgtgacttcagcagAAGCCATTTCCACCCGAGTCCC
This portion of the Synchiropus splendidus isolate RoL2022-P1 chromosome 18, RoL_Sspl_1.0, whole genome shotgun sequence genome encodes:
- the mkrn4 gene encoding makorin, ring finger protein, 4 — protein: MNGSCRFGDSCNYRHERPRLPATQVCRYFQKGGCWFGESCRYRHVVTCGPGAAGSPGRSSASPSEAEAAHPQREPYPDSSSRLLLESSSEGTSNARVVSSRVEGAAAAAHTQSISQDAVLQSRDLTCGICMETVSEKLDPRHQMFGILPNCTHSFCLQCIMTWRKTKDLGTDVVKTCPQCRVRSPFYVPNKYWVEGAAKESLIVSFKKKFSRKSCSYYARYRCCPFKTECLYRHDKRLPHRTLQFSSDDEDEDFFDGIDLINFVMMSLFVTDEDLDLSSFDSEDFA